One Desulfolucanica intricata genomic region harbors:
- a CDS encoding SOS response-associated peptidase family protein yields the protein MTFFRRRCIIPTDGFYEWKKQNGKKLPMRA from the coding sequence ATCACATTTTTCCGACGCCGCTGCATTATCCCCACAGATGGTTTTTATGAGTGGAAGAAACAAAACGGAAAGAAACTGCCCATGCGTGCCTGA